CTCCTCGCCGCCGGACAGGAGGAGATGGAGGCCACCCGCACCTCGCCGGAGAGCCCGGTTTTCTACCGCTGGCTCCGCCGCGCAGCCGATGCCGGGGATGCGGCCCTGGCGGTGGAGGTCTCCAGTCACGCCCTCAGCCTCGGTCGGGTCCACGGAGCCCGCTTCAGGGTCGGGCTCTTCACCAACCTCACGCAGGACCACTTGGACTTCCATGGGGATCTCGAGTCGTATTTCCAGGCCAAGGCGAGGCTTTTCAAACAGTGTGCCACCGGCTTGGTGAACATCGACGACCCTTACGGGCGGCGGCTCCTGGCCGAGTGCCCAGGCCTGATCGCCTTCGGTGGAGGGGATCAGGCTGTCTACCGGTTCTCCGAGCTGGAGCTGAGCCCCACCGGGACCCGTTTCCGCTTGAGCACCCCCAGGGGGGAGTGGGAGCTGCAGAGTCCTCTCCTCGGGCGCTTCAATGTCCACAATCTGGTGGGTGCCTTCGCGGCCTGTGTGGAGGCGGGTTTCGATCCAGATGCGCTGTTGGCCGCCATCCCAGGTCTCCGGGGGGCCCCCGGCCGTCTGGACCGGGTGGACCTGGGGCAGCCCTTCGGGGTCATGGTGGACTACGCCCACACCCCCGATGCCCTGGACAAGCTCCTGGCTGCTGGACGGGACCTCCTGCCCCCAGGAGGGCGCCTGCATGTCCTCTTCGGCTGCGGTGGGGACCGGGACCGCAGCAAGCGGGCCCCCATGGCCGCTGCCGTGGCCCGGGGCGCCGATGTGATCTGGCATACCGCCGACAACAGCCGGAGCGAGGCTCTGGAGGGCATCCTGGAGGACGCGGCCGCTGGGCTGTCCATCTCCATCCGTGCGGATGAAGAGCGCTACCACTGCATCCCCGACCGGGCCGAGGCCGTGGAGGCCGCCCTGGCGGCCTGCGCCCCGGGGGATCTGCTTCTGCTGGCGGGGAAGGGCCACGAACCCTACCAGGAGATCCTGGGGGTCAAGTATCCCTACAGTGACCGGGCGGCGGTGGAAGCCGTCCTCTCCGGGCGGCCGGTGCCCCGGCCCTGGCTCCCGTGAGCCGCTGCCTGAGCGCCGACGACGCGGCCATCCAGGAGGCCGCTGGCATCCTCCAGAGGGGTGGCCTGGTGGCCTTCCCCACGGAGACGGTCTATGGCCTGGGTGCCGACGGCCTGAATCCCGAGGCGGTCGCCCGGATCTACCGCGCCAAGGGGCGCCCGTCCAACAATCCCCTGATCCTCCACGTGCCGGGCATCGCTGAGGCCCGTGCCCTGGCCGCCGAGTGGCCCCCCGAGGCCCAGACCCTGGCGGAGCGCTTCTGGCCCGGCCCTCTGACCCTCATTCTGCCCGCGGCTCCCTGCGTCCCGGAGATCACCCGGGCGGGCAATCCCAGTGTGGCTCTGCGCTGCCCCGACCATCCTGTGGCCCTCGCCCTGCTGCGGGCCACGGGGCGGCCGCTGGCAGCGCCCAGCGCCAACCCCAGCCAGGGGCTCTCCCCCAGCCGGGCGGAGCATGTGGTGAAGGGCCTCGGGGACCGGGTGGACCTGGTCCTGGACGGTGGCCCCACCAGCGCCGGGCTGGAGTCGACCATCCTGGACCTCAGCAGGCGACCCTTCCGTCTGCTGAGGCCGGGTCCCCTGGCTCCCAGTGAACTGGAGGCCCTTGCCGGTCCCATCCAGCAGTGGCAGGGGGCCGTGGCCGAGGGTGCGGAGCAGGCGGCTCCGGGGATGTCCTCCCGCCACTACGCCCCCAGGGCGCGCCTGGAGCTGGTGCCCCGCTCTGAGCTGATGTTCCGGGCCCTGGAGGCCACCGGGCAGGTGGTGGCGGTGCGTTTCGGCGGCCTGCCCCCGGTTCCGGAGTGCTTCGAGGGGCGTCGCCTTCCCGCCGACCCCCGGGAGGCCATGGCGGTCCTCTATGCCTTTCTCCATGATCTGGACGAAGAGGGCTTCGACCGGATCTTCATTGAAGAACCCCCTGAAGGCGAGGCCTGGCTGGCGGTGCGAGATCGCCTGCGCAGGGCCTCTGCGAGCCCGGAGCCGCCATGCGATTGAGTGAGGTCCTTGAGGCCGAGTGGGTCCCCGCCCTGGGGTGCACCGAGCCGGCCGCCGTTGCCCTGGCCTCGATCCAGGCCGCGACCCAGGGGGCAGGGACCGTGCGGATGGTTCACCTGGTCTGTGACCCCCGCACCTACAAGAACTGCTTCGCCGTGGGGCTCCCCAATGCGGGTGGCCGCACCGGGCTCACCTGGGCCCTGGCCATCGGAGCCCACCTCGTGGACCCCTCCCTGGGCCTGCGCTGCTTCGAGGGGGTGACGGAAGGCGTCCTGAGCGCCGCCGGAGCTCTGATGGAGCGGAAGGGGATCCAGGTGGAGGTGGATGCCTCCCGGGACGGGCTCTGGATTGATGTCCTGGTGGTACGGGAGAGCGGCAGCGGACGGGCCCTGGTCTCCGGGGGCCACGCCAACCTGGTGCGCCTGGAGGCCGATGGCCGGGTGCTCCTGGACCGCTCTGGGAAGACTGCCGGAGCTGAGGGGACCGGATTCCGGGATCAGGTCGCAGCCCTGGATCTGGCCGCCATGGGCCGCCTCGCTCTGGAGCAGGAGCCGGGCGATCGCCTGCGGCTCCGGGAGGGGGCGGAGATGAATCTGGCCATGGCCCGGCACGGCCTGGGGCTCATGGACATCCGCACCCTGGGTGAGACCGGCGAGCCCTCCATCTCCCGCCTGGTGAGCGCCGGGGTCTATGCCCGCATGTCCGGCGAGTCCCTCCCGGTGATGTCCCTGGCGGGCTCCGGCAACAAGGGGATCACCCTCGCGGTTCCCCTCCTGCTCCACGGGCGCGCCCGGGGGATGGCCCCTGAGCGCATCGATGAAGCCCTGGCCCTGGGCTGTCTGCTCACCGTGGCCACCACCCACCACCTGGGGACCCTCTCGGCGGTCTGCGGGGCCGCCAATGCCGGGGGCATTGGAATCGCGGGCGGGCTGGTGCTCATGGAGGGTGGAGACACACGCCAGGTGGGTCTCGCCGTCAGCAGCATGGTGGGCAACCTGGCCGGCATGGTCTGCGACGGGGCCAAGATCGGCTGCGCCCTCAAGACCATGACCGGTGTGGATGCGGCTTTCCGGGCCGCCAGCCTGGCCCTGGCCGGGATCGGCATCCCCGGGACCGATGGCATCGTCGGGGAGACGGGGGAGAGCTCTCTGGCCAACCTGGGTCGCCTGGCGAGGCGGGGCATGGCCGGGGTGGACGCCGACATCCTGGGGATCATGCAGGACAAGCTCCGGAGCCGGATGGGGGGGATGTGATGGACGGATCGCTGTGGACGCTCGAGGAGGCCGCCTCCCGGCTGGGGGCCCGGCTCGTGGGGGAGGGTGCTGTCCGCCCCGGGGCCCTGTCCCTGGACACCCGGACCCTCCGGCCTGGCGACTGCTTCGTGGCCCTGAGGGCCGAGCGGGACGGTCATGACTTCGCGCCGAGGGCCGTGGCTGCCGGTGCGGCGGGTCTGGTGGTGGACCACGAGCTGGATCTGCCCGTGCCCCAGCTGGTGGTGACGGACACCACCCGGGCCCTGCAGGACTGGGGCCGGCTCCGGCTCGAGGCCTGCCGGCCTGCCGTGGTCTTCGGGATCACCGGCTCCGTGGGCAAGACCAGCACCAAGGAACTCCTCGCCGCCTGCACGGGAGCCTGGAAGACCCCGGGCAACCGCAACAACGCCCTGGGCATGCCCGAGGCCCTGGCCTCCCTCCCTGCCGGTGAGCGGGCAGCGGTGCTGGAGATGGGCATGAGCGCCCCCGGGGAGATCAGCTTCCTGACCCGGATCGCCCCCCTGGACTTCGCGGCCCTCACCAACGTGGGCACAGCTCACATTGAGAACTTCGTGGACGGCCAGGAGGGCATCGCCCGGGCCAAGGGCGAGATCGTGGCCGGGCTCCGGCCCGGGGGCATATGGGTGCACTTGGCCAAGGATGACTGGGCGCGCTGGATCGCGCTCCAGCCCTGGGCCCGCCAGGCCCGCGCGGTGGCGGTGGGGGAGGGCTGTGCCTGGGGCTGGGAGGGGACCCGCTCCCTGGGGCTCCAGGGGGAGGCCTTCCACCTGCGGACCCCCACAGGTCCCCTGGAACTCACCCTGCAGCTCCGGGGGGAGCACCAGGTCCGCAATGCCGCCCTGGCAGCCTCTCTCGCCCTCCTGGCGGGTTTCCCGGCGGAGGAAGTGGCTGCCGGGATGGCCGGGGTCCAGCCTGAGGCTGGGCGTGGCCGACTGCACGGCCTGGCTGGCGAGGGTTGGCTGCTGGACGAGAGCTACAACGCCAGCCAGGCCTCCATTCTGGCCTGTGCCGAGGCGCTCCTGGGGCTCCCGGGCGGTGAGCCGGTGGCTGTCCTCGGGTGCATGCGGGAGCTCGGCGCAGAGTCGGCCCGGCTCCACCGCGAGACCGGCGAGGGGCTGGCCAGGCTGGGGCTCCGCAGGGTCTGGGCCTATGGCGACCAGGCCGCCGAGCTGGCCGCGGGCTTCGGTCCCGGAGCCTCTGCCTTCCCCGACTTCGAGCCTCTCCGGGACGATCCCGCCGGGCTGGGGATCATCCCCGCTGGGGCCCGGGTCCTGGTCAAGGGGAGCCGGTACTGGCGCTCGGAGCGTGCGGTATCCTGGCTCCTGGCCCACCTGGGCGCTCCTGTGAACGCAACCACCATTCTCGGATAAACGGCATGCTCGTATGGCTCCTCGCGCTCCTGCGCGACCACCTCCCCGGCTTCTCGGTCTTCAAGTACGTCACCTTCCGGGCGGCCATGGCGGCGGCCACCGCCATGGTCATCTCCCTTGTGATCGGACCCTGGGTGATCGAGACCCTGAAGCGCCTCAAGATGGGCCAGCACATCCGGGAGGAGGGGCCCCAGCACCACCAGGTCAAGGCGGGCACCCCCACCATGGGGGGCGTGCTGATCCTGGGTAGCATCCTGATCTCGACCCTCCTCTGGTGTGAGCTGGGCAATGGCCAGATCTGGGTGGCCCTGCTCTCCCTCCTGGGCTTCGGCATCGTGGGGGCCTTCGACGATGCCCAGAAGCTCCTCAAGAAGCAGAACCTGGGTCTCAGCAGCCGCCAGAAGATGGTGCTCCTGACGGTGATCTCCCTCCTGGTGGCCTTCCTGATCCTCCACTTCGGGCTCCGGGGCAGCAACACCAGCCAGCTCTCCGTGCCCTTCTTCAAGCGCTTCCAGCCCAATGTGAGCATCTTCCTGGTGCCCTGGATCTGGCTGGTCATGGTGGGCACCAGCAATGCCGTGAACCTCACGGATGGCCTGGACGGCCTGGCCATCGGGGGCACCCTGGTGGTGGCGGTGACCTTTGCGATCCTGGCGTACGTGGCAGGGCACTTCAAGATCTCCGCCTACCTCATGGTGCCCTTCGTGCCTGGGGCCTCCGAGCTGGCGGTCTTCATGGGTGCCATGGCCGGGGCCTCCCTCGGATTCCTCTGGTTCAACGCCCATCCCGCCGAGGTCTTCATGGGCGACACCGGCTCCCTCGGGCTGGGAGGCGCCCTGGGGACCGTGGCCATCATGACCAAGCAGGAACTGCTGCTCTTCATCGCCGGCGGCGTCTTCGTCTGGGAGGCCGTGAGCGTCATCCTCCAGGTGGGCAGCTACAAGCTCCGCGGCGGCAAGCGCATCTTCCGCATGGCCCCCTTCCACCACCACCTGGAGCTGGGCGGCCTCAAAGAGACCAAGGTGGTCATCCGTCTCTGGATCACCGCCATCGTCTGCTGCATGCTGGCCCTGAGCTCCTTGAAGCTGCGCTAGGCCCGCCGCCCAGAAGGCTGAGTCTGCAGTTCAACCATCGTGGTTGGTGATTCGACATGGGTATCGCGATTGGCGACCGCTTGTCTGTCAGATTGGGCTCAGCCCCCGGGATGTCCGTCTTCGGTGGGGTTGAAAGGCAGTCGGCCACATGGCTAGAGCAGGCAACGAGGCTCCCATAGCCTTGAATGAGGGCTTGGCCTTCTTGGTGAGCGTTCCCCTTGTCCTCCTGGTGGCTCTGGTCCTTGGCGTGGTCTGGCCCCGGCCCCCCCAGTGGGCGGTGGCGCTCCTGGTGGCCGTCCTGTTCATCCAGCTGGTCTGGCTCGCCTATTCCGGGCTGAAGCTGCTGGGACGGGCCAGGTCCCTGGCCAGGGACCTGCAGAGCTGTCAGGAGCGGGCCCGGGTGCTGCAAGTGGAGCGCCCAATGATAGGTGAAGTCGGCCGGGAACTGCGGGTCACCCTGGATGCCATCGGGGATGCCCTCATCACGACGGACCGCGAGGGCCTCATCGTGGAGATCAATCCCCAGGCGGCCATCCTGACGGGGCAGAGCCGCGAGGAGGCGGTGGGGAGTCCGGTGGATCGTGTCTTCAGGCTCTTCGACCCCCGCACTGGGACGCCCTTGGACTCTCCTGTGAAGCGGTCCTTGGCCACTGGGCTGGCCACCAAACGCAGCAGTGCCCGCCTCGAGCAACGGGACGGGCACTGCCTCATTGTCGCCGACTCCTGCGCCCCGATCCGGGGCACCGGCGGCGAAACGGTGGGGGCGGTGGTGATCTTCCGTGATATCACCGAGGACACCCGGCTCCGGGAGCAGGCCCTTGAGCAGGAGCGCACCTTCCGGACCCTCTTCGAGGTCACGCCCTTCCCCATGGCGCTTCAGCGCCTGGAGGACGGTGCCTATCAGATGGTCAACCCCGCCTTCGAGCGGGTCGCAAATGAACCCGCATGGGAGCTTCTTGGACGCCCCTCCCTGGAGCCGGATGCAGGCAATGGGCTCTTCCCCTTTGCTGTGATCCGGGAGCAGCTTCTGGAGAAGGGTTCCCTCCGCGAGTTCCCCGTCTCCCGCAAAATGGCATCAGGGCTGGAGCGCCATGGACTGGTGGCCTCCCGGATTCTGGAGTTCCGGGGAGAACGCTGTGCTCTGACTGTGGTGGTGGATGTCACCGACTACCGCCAACTCCAAGAGAGCCTCGCCCATGCCCAGCGACTGGATGCCGTCGGACAGCTTGCCGGTGGCGTGGCCCACGACTTCAACAACATGCTCGGGGGGATCCTGGGGCTGGCCGAGTTCATCCGCGA
The sequence above is drawn from the uncultured Holophaga sp. genome and encodes:
- a CDS encoding UDP-N-acetylmuramoyl-L-alanyl-D-glutamate--2,6-diaminopimelate ligase, which gives rise to MNFRELIETLRLPFHGPLEADVRDLSCDSREVGPGCAFVALKGESSDGAAFIPQALRQGASAILSDRWLPELTADIPFARLDEPRTQMALLARRIQGLPDRRLALIGVTGTNGKTTTTMLIRQLLQGVGKGCGLIGTVLLAAGQEEMEATRTSPESPVFYRWLRRAADAGDAALAVEVSSHALSLGRVHGARFRVGLFTNLTQDHLDFHGDLESYFQAKARLFKQCATGLVNIDDPYGRRLLAECPGLIAFGGGDQAVYRFSELELSPTGTRFRLSTPRGEWELQSPLLGRFNVHNLVGAFAACVEAGFDPDALLAAIPGLRGAPGRLDRVDLGQPFGVMVDYAHTPDALDKLLAAGRDLLPPGGRLHVLFGCGGDRDRSKRAPMAAAVARGADVIWHTADNSRSEALEGILEDAAAGLSISIRADEERYHCIPDRAEAVEAALAACAPGDLLLLAGKGHEPYQEILGVKYPYSDRAAVEAVLSGRPVPRPWLP
- a CDS encoding L-threonylcarbamoyladenylate synthase, coding for MSRCLSADDAAIQEAAGILQRGGLVAFPTETVYGLGADGLNPEAVARIYRAKGRPSNNPLILHVPGIAEARALAAEWPPEAQTLAERFWPGPLTLILPAAPCVPEITRAGNPSVALRCPDHPVALALLRATGRPLAAPSANPSQGLSPSRAEHVVKGLGDRVDLVLDGGPTSAGLESTILDLSRRPFRLLRPGPLAPSELEALAGPIQQWQGAVAEGAEQAAPGMSSRHYAPRARLELVPRSELMFRALEATGQVVAVRFGGLPPVPECFEGRRLPADPREAMAVLYAFLHDLDEEGFDRIFIEEPPEGEAWLAVRDRLRRASASPEPPCD
- a CDS encoding L-serine ammonia-lyase, iron-sulfur-dependent, subunit alpha, whose protein sequence is MRLSEVLEAEWVPALGCTEPAAVALASIQAATQGAGTVRMVHLVCDPRTYKNCFAVGLPNAGGRTGLTWALAIGAHLVDPSLGLRCFEGVTEGVLSAAGALMERKGIQVEVDASRDGLWIDVLVVRESGSGRALVSGGHANLVRLEADGRVLLDRSGKTAGAEGTGFRDQVAALDLAAMGRLALEQEPGDRLRLREGAEMNLAMARHGLGLMDIRTLGETGEPSISRLVSAGVYARMSGESLPVMSLAGSGNKGITLAVPLLLHGRARGMAPERIDEALALGCLLTVATTHHLGTLSAVCGAANAGGIGIAGGLVLMEGGDTRQVGLAVSSMVGNLAGMVCDGAKIGCALKTMTGVDAAFRAASLALAGIGIPGTDGIVGETGESSLANLGRLARRGMAGVDADILGIMQDKLRSRMGGM
- the murF gene encoding UDP-N-acetylmuramoyl-tripeptide--D-alanyl-D-alanine ligase, encoding MDGSLWTLEEAASRLGARLVGEGAVRPGALSLDTRTLRPGDCFVALRAERDGHDFAPRAVAAGAAGLVVDHELDLPVPQLVVTDTTRALQDWGRLRLEACRPAVVFGITGSVGKTSTKELLAACTGAWKTPGNRNNALGMPEALASLPAGERAAVLEMGMSAPGEISFLTRIAPLDFAALTNVGTAHIENFVDGQEGIARAKGEIVAGLRPGGIWVHLAKDDWARWIALQPWARQARAVAVGEGCAWGWEGTRSLGLQGEAFHLRTPTGPLELTLQLRGEHQVRNAALAASLALLAGFPAEEVAAGMAGVQPEAGRGRLHGLAGEGWLLDESYNASQASILACAEALLGLPGGEPVAVLGCMRELGAESARLHRETGEGLARLGLRRVWAYGDQAAELAAGFGPGASAFPDFEPLRDDPAGLGIIPAGARVLVKGSRYWRSERAVSWLLAHLGAPVNATTILG
- the mraY gene encoding phospho-N-acetylmuramoyl-pentapeptide-transferase yields the protein MLVWLLALLRDHLPGFSVFKYVTFRAAMAAATAMVISLVIGPWVIETLKRLKMGQHIREEGPQHHQVKAGTPTMGGVLILGSILISTLLWCELGNGQIWVALLSLLGFGIVGAFDDAQKLLKKQNLGLSSRQKMVLLTVISLLVAFLILHFGLRGSNTSQLSVPFFKRFQPNVSIFLVPWIWLVMVGTSNAVNLTDGLDGLAIGGTLVVAVTFAILAYVAGHFKISAYLMVPFVPGASELAVFMGAMAGASLGFLWFNAHPAEVFMGDTGSLGLGGALGTVAIMTKQELLLFIAGGVFVWEAVSVILQVGSYKLRGGKRIFRMAPFHHHLELGGLKETKVVIRLWITAIVCCMLALSSLKLR
- a CDS encoding response regulator, yielding MSVPLVLLVALVLGVVWPRPPQWAVALLVAVLFIQLVWLAYSGLKLLGRARSLARDLQSCQERARVLQVERPMIGEVGRELRVTLDAIGDALITTDREGLIVEINPQAAILTGQSREEAVGSPVDRVFRLFDPRTGTPLDSPVKRSLATGLATKRSSARLEQRDGHCLIVADSCAPIRGTGGETVGAVVIFRDITEDTRLREQALEQERTFRTLFEVTPFPMALQRLEDGAYQMVNPAFERVANEPAWELLGRPSLEPDAGNGLFPFAVIREQLLEKGSLREFPVSRKMASGLERHGLVASRILEFRGERCALTVVVDVTDYRQLQESLAHAQRLDAVGQLAGGVAHDFNNMLGGILGLAEFIRDTELSRERQVRQLDKIVAACRRAGELSSKLLAFARRGKVESTPVDVHDTLENVVALLRRTLDKGIAIQVHAGAGGAEVIGDGSMLMNALLNLGINAAHAMPEGGLIRMGTRNVLLGEAYCEASPFDLQPGPFLLVEVEDTGTGIAPGHLARIFDPYFTTKPAGQGTGLGLAAVYGTVKQHHGAIEVASELGRGSLFRLYLPCATVQGRTQRPAEEPVRGRGTLLLVDDEEIIRGAATAILEGLGYRVLVARNGEEALAVHAEARREIRMVILDMIMPRMAGRECFQRLRESDPDLPVLLASGFSQPDDLSSLLASGACAFLRKPYNTLELSRAVAASLLAGGKRMEVLP